In Streptococcus porcinus, the genomic window GTGCCTTGGTGAAACATATCAAACAATTAAACGATGATGAAATCATGGATGTTGAAATTCCTAATTTCCCACCACTAGTTTTTGAATTTGATGAGAAATTAAACTTGACTGCTGAATACTATCTTGGTGGTCAGTAATCAGACGGCCCTCACTGTGAGGGCTTTTTTTGTCCACACAAGTTAGGTTATTTGGACTTTTTGGACATGAAGAAATCTCTTCTTAGTATCTTTTTACTAGCAGAGAGTCTCCTTTTAAATTACATTTTGCTAGAGCTTTGCTATAAGAAAAGGCATAGGCTAGCTTAAGAATTTATGGTAACATAGACTTTAATAAGTAATGGAGAGGTGTCCTTATGAAAGCAGAAGAGCGTCGAAAAACCATTTTAGAAATCCTTGAAGCTAACCAAGAGCCATGTTCGGCCAGTCAGTTAGCTAAGGAACTACAGGTCAGCAGGCAACTTATTGTAGGCGATATTGCCTTACTGAGAGCTTTGCAAAATGATATTATTTCAACTCCTAAGGGCTATATTATGCGCCAATCACTTTATTCAAGTGACTACACAGCGAGATTAGTTTGTCAGCACCAAAATGACCAGACTTTCCAAGAGTTATCTATTATTGTGGCTAATGGTGGTATTGTTTCAACGGTGGAAGTGGAACATCCTCTCTAT contains:
- a CDS encoding transcription repressor NadR produces the protein MKAEERRKTILEILEANQEPCSASQLAKELQVSRQLIVGDIALLRALQNDIISTPKGYIMRQSLYSSDYTARLVCQHQNDQTFQELSIIVANGGIVSTVEVEHPLYGMLTAPLNIKSQQDILDFMTKVDNSHAELLSSLTNGLHSHLVSCPDQRSFEKIKEELSSAGILYHN